Proteins from a genomic interval of Streptomyces sp. Tu6071:
- a CDS encoding ABC transporter permease produces MSEAGATPRAAKAARYGFVFAFPFVMVMLLVGIYVSAMHAPQPHDLPVAVVGSGAQAERSVAALDAADGSPADARLLRSVDEAKRQLHDREIAGALVLPSNSDTSDNSGTPDSDGNGGTTAQLWTAQAAGASQTMTVSQLLTPVAAASHLTVEAHDVAPLPQDDQSGMGVLYLSVGAMLAGYMAVTVASSGMPRLMRLKKLVPVLAGWSALMSVVIWTLAGPVIGAVSGHAPEVLGTAFLGIFAVGLTQAFLTRLFGPIAVIPGITLFMFLGVPASNLALSIHTMPSFFGFLHHVLPLPAVGEALRAIVYFDGDGAGVHLLTLGIWALAALLLTAGVDLLKRRKAEGRTDGTGTDAATSTGEDAAGTPGAPAARKAPHPAVQYVMLGAFPFLMVVLMVGLMLSGMHKPLPRDLPVAVVADSAQAAEQTAQGLEKSLGSSFDIRPLTSADEAKRQIRDRGIAGAYVLPAPGEKAQILSAGGAGMSQQQVVQRTFGQIAAQQGVRTENIDLAPLPAHDGMGTVTLYLAIGFTMSGFIVVTIMSAAARELLRIRRLLPVLAGWAVLMATAVWLLAGPAIGAVHGHAWQILGLGALMVFTVSLVTAVFARFLGPLAVIPVVTLMMFLGVPASNGGVALHMVPGFFQALHGVLPLPAVVESIRSVLYFGADGIGGHLGTLALWGGAALVLNVALDLFQHRRDRDKDLTDPAALVAAEPAPGANAEALR; encoded by the coding sequence ATGTCAGAGGCCGGCGCCACGCCGCGCGCCGCGAAGGCGGCCCGGTACGGCTTCGTCTTCGCGTTCCCGTTCGTGATGGTGATGCTGCTCGTCGGCATCTACGTCTCGGCGATGCACGCGCCCCAGCCCCATGACCTCCCCGTCGCCGTCGTCGGCAGCGGGGCACAGGCAGAACGGAGCGTCGCCGCGCTCGACGCCGCCGACGGTTCCCCCGCCGACGCGCGCCTGCTCCGCTCGGTCGACGAAGCGAAGCGGCAACTCCACGACCGCGAGATCGCGGGCGCCCTCGTCCTGCCCAGCAACTCCGACACCTCCGACAACTCCGGCACCCCCGACAGCGACGGCAACGGCGGCACGACCGCCCAGCTCTGGACCGCGCAGGCCGCCGGGGCCTCGCAGACCATGACCGTCAGCCAGCTCCTCACCCCCGTCGCCGCCGCGAGCCACCTCACGGTCGAGGCGCACGACGTCGCCCCGCTCCCTCAGGACGACCAGAGCGGCATGGGCGTGCTCTACCTGTCGGTCGGCGCGATGCTCGCCGGGTACATGGCCGTCACCGTCGCCAGCTCCGGCATGCCCCGGCTCATGCGGCTGAAGAAGCTCGTGCCCGTGCTCGCCGGATGGAGCGCGCTCATGAGCGTCGTCATCTGGACCCTCGCCGGGCCGGTCATCGGGGCGGTGAGCGGGCACGCCCCCGAAGTCCTCGGCACCGCCTTCCTCGGGATCTTCGCCGTCGGCCTCACGCAGGCGTTCCTCACCCGTCTCTTCGGGCCGATCGCCGTGATCCCCGGCATCACCCTCTTCATGTTCCTGGGCGTACCGGCCTCGAACCTCGCCCTCTCGATCCACACCATGCCCAGCTTCTTCGGCTTCCTGCACCACGTCCTGCCGCTCCCCGCCGTAGGAGAGGCGCTGCGCGCGATCGTCTACTTCGACGGCGACGGCGCGGGCGTGCACCTCCTGACGCTCGGCATCTGGGCGCTCGCCGCCCTCCTCCTCACGGCGGGCGTCGACCTGCTCAAGCGGCGCAAAGCCGAGGGGAGGACGGACGGTACGGGCACGGACGCGGCCACAAGCACGGGGGAGGACGCCGCCGGTACCCCGGGAGCCCCCGCCGCCCGCAAGGCCCCCCACCCCGCCGTCCAGTACGTCATGCTCGGCGCCTTCCCCTTCCTCATGGTCGTGCTGATGGTCGGTCTCATGCTCAGCGGCATGCACAAGCCGCTGCCGCGCGACCTCCCCGTCGCCGTCGTCGCCGACAGCGCGCAGGCCGCCGAGCAGACCGCTCAGGGGCTGGAGAAGTCGCTCGGCTCCTCCTTCGACATCCGCCCGTTGACCAGCGCCGACGAGGCGAAGCGGCAGATCCGTGACCGGGGGATAGCGGGCGCGTACGTGCTCCCCGCTCCCGGGGAGAAGGCGCAGATCCTCTCCGCCGGGGGCGCCGGGATGAGCCAGCAACAGGTCGTCCAGCGCACCTTCGGGCAGATCGCGGCCCAGCAGGGCGTCCGGACGGAGAACATCGACCTCGCGCCGCTGCCCGCGCACGACGGCATGGGCACGGTCACGCTCTACCTCGCCATCGGCTTCACGATGTCCGGCTTCATCGTCGTCACGATCATGTCCGCCGCCGCGCGCGAACTCCTGCGGATACGCAGGCTGCTCCCCGTGCTCGCGGGGTGGGCCGTGCTCATGGCCACGGCGGTGTGGCTGCTCGCGGGGCCTGCCATCGGGGCCGTGCACGGGCACGCGTGGCAGATCCTCGGCCTCGGCGCGCTCATGGTCTTCACGGTCTCGCTCGTCACGGCGGTCTTCGCGCGCTTCCTCGGCCCGCTCGCCGTGATCCCCGTCGTGACGCTCATGATGTTCCTCGGCGTGCCCGCCTCGAACGGCGGCGTCGCCCTCCACATGGTCCCGGGCTTCTTCCAGGCCCTGCACGGAGTGCTGCCGCTGCCCGCCGTCGTCGAGTCGATCCGCTCGGTCCTCTACTTCGGCGCCGACGGCATCGGCGGCCACCTCGGCACGCTCGCGCTCTGGGGCGGCGCGGCCCTCGTGCTCAACGTCGCGCTCGACCTCTTCCAGCACCGCCGCGACCGCGACAAGGACCTCACGGACCCGGCGGCCCTCGTCGCGGCGGAACCCGCCCCCGGGGCGAACGCGGAGGCGCTCCGGTGA